In Alnus glutinosa chromosome 7, dhAlnGlut1.1, whole genome shotgun sequence, the sequence TCGCTACACAGGAGACACTCATCTGTCCCTGTgagcttttttaataaaaaattaattttttattaaaaagttggttctgatgtcacatcaaaaccaactttttaataaaatattattttttttattataaatgagtGATGGGGGAGAGATGAGTGTACCCCATCAAGCATTTCCCATTTATCATATTAGGATATCATATCAATATAATTGATTGCTATAATCCCATAATTAACTCCTCCTAACATTTTATCTAATATAGTAAGTGCAAGGGCGGAACTACAGCCTTGCTCCCccataaaatgttaaaaatcttttcaaaattaataaattataggTTTTAATGGAATAAgctctttaaaattatgttttcatCCCTTAAAAAGTTTTTATTCATTTCCCCCCTTGTTGATATTCTTGTTCCGCATCGGAGTTAGGTGAATCATATTTCAATAAAGGAGATATGGGTATTTAAGTCATTAATTCGTCGGAACCCattaaatcaattattgttaTCCTCATTTGAACAAAAGACAAAGATTTAAGAGCGGCGCGGCGCTATTCTTCGATTCACACTCATTTTATATCGCTTGacgtaattttttattttacttttttaagtGGCTGATATAAGAAGTGATTTAAAACACGTTGGATTAGCTAGTGACAAAGATCcgctcaatttcaaatgaaatggagatcaTCAATTTGATGATAAATATTTAAAGTTTGTGCACTTAATAATATACATAAAGTTAATATTgacatgtattttaaaatttttaaataatgtggaaTCATGTGTACCGTTAGATacacaaaattaaaattctaaccataaaataaataatattcatttcatttaaaaaggAAGTGGTCTTATTCCGTCGGCTCAAATAGATATAAAAAATAGCATACCTCGATATTTAAATGACTGTACTTCATTCTTATAAAATTACCACAAAAATCTTCTGATAGGGCAAGTATTTATGGGTTCAACTATAGTAGGTGGTGATTGCCTAACCAaataggggaaaaaagaaaaaatataaaataaagattgCGTCATTAAATCTGTTCGTATGGTACTTCCTTCTGCTAAGAAACTATGCCAACGTCCTTGGACCTCACTATAGCAATTCGAAGATCAATGCAAATACAAAATTTGGACACACTTCACAATTTATcatcaaaaggaaagaaaatgcacactttttttcttgaataatattgaatattttaacatattttctTTGTAGGGGTGAAAAGATATTTGGTTAATAATAGCCTACTAAAGTACTAACTACCTAATTACTTTTGtagacaattaaaaaaattcgcTAATTATTTAGGACGAGACGATTAGCAATTTTATAAGTAGACAGAAATGGTTATTAACTTTTAACTgcctacctatatatatataaaacaatatttttatatgaggttttaaatgacataatacattaggcaaaaaaaaaaaaatccaaaaatttgtAAACAAGCTCAAAAAAGAAGTCTAATGAAGGCCAAATACCTTAAAACAGGtacaaaataatcaaatttaaaaataattatgcgGTGCAGTTATAACTTTAACAGTTAACCACATACGGCGGAACAGTTGAAAttataaaatagattttttacCCCTGCTCACAAATTCTTAGAACCATAGAAAGAAAATAGCAATAAAGAAGGAAGCATCAGGCATCCACATATGTAATATGGCAGTTTCAAGCCTCAAGATATGGTTGAGCGAAGCACACAAGAACTACAGAAGCCCATATATACCACAACGTGGGGATGCGTGGACTGCATCGGAAATAATCCCGCAAACAGCAACAAGCGGCGAAAAAACATCGGTTCCACACCCAAACAGGCTACAGCGGttgatatgaaattaattatcaGGCAAAAAGCTGGTACATCAGACGGCCAGATGTCGTTCAAAGTAATAGGCCCCACCTGACAATGACCCTTCCGTTGCTCCCAAAGCAGACCTTAGGTGAAGTGGGTCCTActtagcttaaaaaaaaaaaaaaaaaaaacggggaGTGCATCGATTTGGCAAACAGGAAGACAAACCGCAGTGGAGCCCAGGGACCGAAAAGGACCCAACATCGAGCTAAATGCAACGTACTAATGGCGTTTGGGTCAACACATCAAGTGGTTAAAAACTTCCAATCACAATGGGACCACTGAGAAGGAAGGGCCAGAATGAGGGGCCCGTGGGCTTGATGATGTTTTCAATGGGgcccaataattaattattagcatCTTTTGATTGTACAAAGAAAGGCAAGCTGTTGTCGTGCTGCCTACAGTATGTCGGTCTGCGAAGCTGTCGGGTAGAGGACACTTGGGTGAGATCAAGTGGGTCCACATTTGATGCCCAAGTAATTTTTAGGTTCAATAATGTATAAAACAGTCGTATGGCAGTTGTATTACAGTCGTGGTATAAAGTGaaaatcttgattttttttttcttttttgttttgtaagtgtagatttaaagattaaattttacTGTTACGTCATCCCATTTACATAACAGTCGGATAATAGTTTATCAAATTCATTactcaaaataaaattgtaactTACCAGTCACTCAGTCGGTCCATAGCAAATTTAGGAACATATACAAACGTTTGCAAGCCCATCACAACTCCATTTTGTGCCCCAGCCCAACCAGAGCACAATTATCTCGGGCTAAATCAGGCTTGGCATGTAGCAACTGCCTGGGAGCCCAGGAAACTCATCTTGGGCTAAACCAGCTTTGCTTTGCAGAACCACAGGCATGGCCAGCTTTCAGGTAGAATCCCTTCTGTTTATAGCGCCGGTATAACTTATATATGTGATGCTCTGgctattttaattttcaaaatgaacAATAAACAAAGGGCTTTCTTCAACATTTCGTATAATTAACCACTAGGAGTTTACCTGCATCGAATTTATTCACCAATAAGGTGGCTGTTTGTACGGTGGGTACTTGCCGCATTGGGGCTCAGATTTTCAAATTACCTGTTCAGATGTGCTATCACCATAGCATGTAACACATCCTTTTAGAAATATTCCATCAAGTATGAGGAACAACTTAATAGAACAAACATTAATCACCAGATGATACATGACACGTGACCATTCCAATGAGTCACTTCCAATACAAGTAGTTTATCTAATTACATCCAGAAGTCAGGCTACAAGCATTCACCAAATCTGAGCCAATGGAATAACTTTGGATATCAAAAAATAGGGTACGGATACCCAACATCAGAAGAGAGTAATGATATTCATTCTAACTAGTGAGTCCCCCTAACATATCGAAACCGGTGAGGTAGAATTCATTTCTTCATATTgaacaaatatatcagaaacAAACTTACAAATTACAATGAGTGGCTACCATCCTGCTCAAACAGCGGACAATTAAAACAAATGCTCAGCATCATCCGCATCAGCTAAAAATTCGAAAGCAGATAATGCAAGCctgcaaaatttaaattaatcatcAGCATGCACGCACGCACGGGCACACCTGtgtgtaagagagagaaagaaaaagaaaaagatggaaaattccgtcaaaatgctTCATGTAAAATTTGAGAACAATCATGGAGtctcttaaaaagaaaagagacagaaTCATAGGATATTTGAACCCCAAATGCGCAAAGACACCAGATCTCTACAATTTATTTAGTAAATGAGAAATTGCCAGTGATATGGAAGTATAAAACAATCTACTATTCAAACTTCAAATATCCCTAAAGTTGACATTCTGTGCCTCTACACCAGCAACCTTGTAGTCTCTTTATAAGAAAGACAAactaaatatattaattattacagGCAAGCTTCAGAACTAGAAGGATTTAAATAGTCTACTTTCCCAAGATATTACTTTCCTAAACACTTGCCAGATACCTTGCTCTCAAAATTTGTTTGGATCACTTCAAACCTCAAGCAATCTACTAATAATGggtcttacattttttttttttttttgtcttcttcattccttttgttttaaaggTGGAGTAGGCCTGGCCCTTCAGCAGGCATATTACAATTGTCTCTCATGACATAAAGAAAAATGCTCTCTTTCATATTGTTTGCCTGTGCGTGTAAGCATTATTCTCTTTTCTGGCCTAGCCTCAAGATGAGGTTTCATATGCAACTATATGTGATCACCCCGGAGTGTACCATTTCCCTGCCTACCATGGTGGAAGTGCACACAAAGATCATCCATGTATTCCACTTAGGGCTGTAAACGAACAAGTCCATTTGTTAATatgctcgattattaaacaagACATGCTCGTATAAACTCAGCTTGACTCGGTTAACGCTCGTGAACATAGCTCGTATAAGCTCGGCTCGATTTGTTAGCTATagttatatacatatatgataattagtttatatatatataactgtttAGTATACTAACTATGATAATATGTTTGTATATTAAATAGTCAATATGCTATTTTAAATGAACTAGAGAGTAGCTGGTTAAGGGTTAGGATCTCTTGTAAACAATCTAAGGCTTAAAAATTGCCACATAGTAAAAGGCTACTTAACGCCCATTAAGGGAAAGCTTGAGTTTTACAATTTCTAGGATTCAATGTGAGATGTAAGATTCAAATTGAAATGCAGAAATTGGAAAGGGTAATACTTTCTCTCTAACCACTGCGGCACTTACGTCGTCACCATCTCCTCCATCGCCACCGCCTTTGTGTTCGCCGCcacttttctttctcatttGGCCACTTTGATCTCTCCTATAGGATGGAAGAGCCGCAGAAGAGGGGATGGAAGAGTCCCGTTAAAGTTAgacgttttctttttcttaatggCGTGAAGTCTTTTTACTGTGTGGCAAATTTTAAGCTTTAGATTTTTTACAAGAGATCCTAACCCTTCaccggctcctctccaattcatttgaaatggagaggatcctattcccccTCCTCTTATACCAGCAATAAATACTTCCAACCACCCACTTTGAACATGCCACCCATTCTACACCCTTAGATTCGTCCCAGTCCAATCCCAACCGTTGAACCCTTCTCATCTGTATTTAATGCGCCCTTTTTTCccctttcaatttcaacccttcgATCTCCTAAAATCAATATGAACCGTCCATAATCGCTCAAACCAATCGCACTTCTCCTAAAACTTCCATTTCTCCCAATTTCCTTTCTCAATCCCTCTAATTTCACACTCTCTCCCCCTTTTAGTCTTCCTCAACCGAACCCTCACTTTGCCCCCCTGGAACCCTAGGCTTTCTCCCTTTAATCTTGCCTCTATGTTTTCCTCTATACAATCTCTTCATTTTTGCCCCCTTTAACTTCTTGTCCCTTCGTTGTTCTATGATTTCCATGTTACAATCtatagcctctctctctctccctccctccctcccccctAAGAAACCCCCATATGGTCCCTccttccctccctccctccctcataTGGCCATTTAGCTTtcgtctctctttctttctctattttcatTCATCAACGGCCTCCGCGATGTCATGAGGCTTTGCTGATGgtgttttggtatttttgttcatttagattaattttattaattttttcaatgggaaaattttaaaaaaaaatttgagccgAGCCGATTGAGTAACTCGATAAGGGCTTGGCTTGGTAATCCTTGCCGAGTTCGAGCTCAAGCTAAACCTCAAAAAGGGATTGATGAGTCAAGTTCGAACGGATGTTTAAAGCTCGGCTCGAGTCTGAGCCAAGTTTTCAGCCGAGCCAAGTCCGAAAATCTAATACTAGGCTTGGCTCGGCTAGGTTTGGCTCGAAAGCAGCCTTAATTCTACTTATTTTAAACATTTCCTTCTTAAAACACCTCTAAGCAATCAATATTATGATGATTTTCACCAAGTGCGATaaagaaagcaaacaaaaagaaacatgtAAAAACATAAACTGCATATACCAATTTTCTTTCATtaatataggttttttttttttggtaaaaattgtATAGTTTAAGTTCCTGAAATATATGGTTCAGACCCTAAGAGATCAAAGCTGATCTTAAACTAAAGCTGGTTGATAACCAGTAACCTGCATGTTTAATCAGAtcaattcctttttcttttttttttctttttttctcctttttgtttGGAAGGGGTTGGCGTAAGTTTTGCCACAATAAAATGAAGCAAATGGGTCAGTTTTTCATGTGGAAGATGGGGAGAAAATGTACATAAAAGAAGCGAAGTAACTTCGCTCTTTAAATCTCCTAATATGCCATAACTTTATATGAATTATCCATGATTGCAGGATTATtttactgtaaaaaaaaaaaatcaattgaaggGTTAGTTTTAACTTTATCCACATGACGGCAACAGTTTTAAACCCAAACAGCCAGGGAAAACCTCAACTAGGAAAAATGGCACATATAAAGCAAGCAACAATTAATGTACACTTCAGTTCAAAAGATAATGTACTAAGCATAAAACAACCTGGCAGTGACTATGGCGAACATCGTTAAGTAGAAACCAAGCTTGATCAACCGAAACTTCTTCTCAGCACTAAGAAATCTGAATGCTTCGGTGACATCAAAAAGATGCTGCTGTTTCAAAAACCTGAATCATTGCACTAGACTGGTCatgaaaagaaataatgttCCAGTTCAACCACAAATATACATAATGGGGCAAGCCTAAATCACCAAGTGTGatcacttttttgttttttttttttgtttcttttttattggtaaGCTAACACGCACCTGCTGGTTCTCGAATCCATGACCACTTACTCCAAGAACAGGAGGAGCAGGTGCCATTTGAGTTAGAGTTCAATGGCCCCGGCTTTTCTAGTTCTCTCTTGACAAATTATTTTCTTGGGAAAACTagaactatttattttttattttattttatttttttatgaattaaaacCAGAACTATTCTCTTTATTACTTTTAGTAATGAAACAAACCAAGATTTCATTCGTTGAAAGTTTTTCATACAAgtgcaccatttttttttatggcatCATTTTAGCATCAGCGAAAAGAACCACTCTAGTCTAGTGTCACAATTTACAACAAATAGTGTTCAGTAGTATAGTTCGTTTCCCTAATTTCTGATCATTTCTATAAAACGGTCTCTTCACGCgagcgcgcgcacacacacatattagACCAACCCAAAAACTACAGTGATCATTGAATCCCTCACATAGCTAATAGTTTGAACACAACGCAACATGTATGCAATCAGCTGTTCAATAATCCCAAAAGATCAACAATATTATCAGGCTAAATTAGCTATAATACAGACATATCATGGAATCTCTCCAATTCTTGCATATCTGCAATAGTAATAAACAAAGGACTAtgtctttttcttatttatttattatctatttttgCTAAACAAGAGTCGCTgcttcaataaaaaaattcctGATCTTGGATGAGGATAGTGTGACGGGAGAAACAACagggaatttttatttttatttttttttgggggggggggatgcTTTAAGAGTTCAATTGCTATGACCTTTCATTCAAAATAGAAGAACAGATCAGATCGATGTGAAGAAGACATCAAAAGCAAATAGGCCAGCTCAAATAACAGAAGTGCACAGACTCCTGATCCACTAATCATTTCCTTGAATAATGCACACTGGTAAATGTAATCCTTAGATCAGAGATTCTAAATTGTATCTAAATGGCATTTGTAAAGCCTtcacttataaaatttaaagataaaTTGACCAATAAGCAGATTCCGAAAGGCAAAATGTTGAAAGGATATTAATCAAAATAAGTTTCAATCTATACTCTGTACAAACTCCTTTTAAAATTCAATGCCTTGCTTTTAGTAGGTAAGCTCTTTAGATGGCACCTAACTCCTCGGGCAACAGAAGATCTAGGAGAGCTTCACCTTTGCTATCTCAAAATAAAGTATAAGAATGCCTTCTCACTATTTTTACCAAACCAAGCCTAGTAAAGCCATTCGCTAGAACTTAAGAATGTAAATTTGGCTTATTAAGGTTAAATCTGTTAGCAGAGAaataagaagtgaaaaaaataacaccactgcatcaaaagcattatACAGTAAACATAGTAGTTTACATATTGTTCACGAATTATACTTACAGCATCACATGATAGCAAGTAAGGGGAACTGTCATCAGAAACATGAACCAATGCCATGTCACGAGGAAAATGGCACAGAGTACTCCTTGCACAATGAACTCAGGGACGACAATGTAATTTATGCGAGATGCTGTGTCGTAAATGTTTATGTAGTCAGACTCCAAGTCCGTCAAGATCAAAATCTACATAAATTCTTCACAGTTACTAGGCATTTCCAATTCTAGATAAAAACCATCAAGATGCTTATAAGCAGTCGGTAGCAGCATATACGGACTCACACAGCCATATTTTAGTGCCAAAAATACAATAAGAGAATATGCATTAAGGCCGTGTTGAATATTTCATGTGCTTTTGCAAGTAAGAACTAAAGCAAGTAATCAAGGCCATTTTGTCAACTCAGGCATAAATTATAGTTAGGTGGACTAAAAGAAGTCAAAGTAAACGCAAAAATTGAGTTCCAATTCTAGACAATGAGTACTAATCATACAGCAAATACTGCCGCGAACATGAATTTCTCGAtgaagaataaatcaaaacGGTGCAATAGCAAATGCATACAcattcaataaaaatataagtataAAACAGGTTCAAACATGAACAACTCACTCACAAGCAGTACAGAGTACAAACGGTTGAagaaatctcaaaaaaaatggGCATCAATGCTCcattgtttggttgctgagaaagcGCGAGATCAAGAAGTCCGTACAAGTAGGGTTTTAGAGAGATTGAAAGTGAGAAACGGTTTACCTGATAAAAGGTGGATGCCAGGAGAGCTAAGTCGATGAGAAAACAGATGGCCCACAAGATCAGCTCCATCTACAAGTTTTCGCGGTTCGCTCACACCTGGAATTCTTTTGGAAAAGACGAAtgggagtgagagagagagagagatttttcttGCGAAAAGCTGAGAGATCGATTGTGAGGGTAGGATTTCAAAAGCTACGGGTTTTGGCTCTCTTCCGCGGTTCTCCCTCTACACAACAAATAAGGAAATTCCTTTCATCATGTCAGTTTCTTTTCTATTTATATATCAACGAATACATATTTGACTATAATTTTCAATCTTCAGCCTCATAGAAGAGTCTTCTTGCATCGCCTTTTTAACCACCATGCGAGAAATGCTACAAACAATTGCATTCTCACATTTTTAAGTGTATATTTTGATGTGgtcataaaaattattattaaatttaaaatttaataataatttatataatctttATTGCCACATTAAATAGTGtatatttaaaaatgtgaaagtGAAAACGTGTAGCATTTTTTTAACACCGTTTACTcttgtctatatatataaagagtttctcttttttatggaaaaaataataattagaaaatagaaCATTCTCTTAAATAGATAGTCAAGCATAAAATTAAGATTATGaactttttgacaaatttacataattttatcTTAGAATGCCGccttctttattattgttcttctATTATAAAGTTATACCTTGAGGGCTGAGTTTTAAAATGCTATTATAAAGACTTATTACGGCGAGAAGGGCCGACGGCATATTTTCTCCTCGGAAAACGCTTTCGGTAACCGACCCTTACCAAAATATGTTATTGGGACAACTATTTTCGCCAAACAACCTACGACTACGAGATTTGGGAGGGCGTGACGACGACGGTTCTCGTGTTTGGAAATAGCGCTCAAGTCGGGCCAACGTCGGATGGTGAATGCAGACTCTAGAGATGACGATGCTGCGACCACCAAGCCATGGATGCGAAACTCTAACTCTTACACCCAATTACTCTGCAAAGAAGATCGTACCAAGGACCATCAAATCTTGTGCTTCCAAAGAGGACCTTCGAGGCCAATCCGTTGCTGTAAGAgcttctctctctgtctctgaaGTAGAAAATTGAGTGACTGTGGCAGTTTACATTCTACTATTTAGTGTGAAGCGcttgtattgtatatatatacatatatctgCACACGTACTAGCTGATGTTGTTGGATATGTGCGCCTGGGAAGTGATTGAAATGATTACATTTACATTGCAGGTTATTGGTCTGGGAAAATCTGGAAGAGCTGCGGCTAGGCTTGCTCTTGCTAGAGGTGCTTCAGTTCTAGCAATTGACCAGAATGAGAATTTGGGTCCTTTAGAGGTTAATCCATGTTTTCTTCTTAAATGTGTATTATGATTGTCTTGAATTTATACATAAGTTAAAATCTTGCGTTTGTGTGTGTCTAGCTATATCTATAGacgcaaacacacacacatttgtCATAATTTTAACGTTACAATTGCTTATTGGTTGCAGCAAGATCCTCTTTTTGAGAAGCATAGTGGTCTGAGAACAATCCTTGGAAACTTTGATAGACAGCTATTCAAGGATGTAGATATGGTGGTTGTTTCCCCTGGAGTTCCTCTAGAAAATTATGGTCTTTCCTCGTTGTTGGAAGCAGTAAgtcaaattttataatttacaCGGGGCATCATATTTCCTAAACTTGaacaagaaaatggaaaatgcaCTCCCTCTCCACCCCTGGGCAGATAAAAATTGCTTTAAATAGTTATACCATGACACACTTTTTGTTACAGTTGTGCACATTGGTTTtcatttaatagaatttgaaccCTGTTAAATATTTCATAACAATGCCGATCATGCAAGAAAATAATCAATGACACTgttgcttttgaaaattttgatatggTTTAGTTTACTTAGGAAGTCATTTTTACCGACTAGTCTAAACTCTCTGCCatgccatatttttttttccttttgaaaaaCTATGCTGTAAAAATGCAGGGAAAGCAGGTGATGTCAGAGTTAGATTTTGCTGCAGAAGTTCTTCCAAAAAGTATCAAGATTTTAGCAGTGACTGGAACCAATGGAAAATCAACTGTTGTTACTTTCGCTGGACAGGTTTTCTACTATTTACTCTCTCTCACTGCCCCCTGCTGCACAgctacacacacacatatatgtacATAGGTATTTACATGTATATCTATATCTTTGAACATTATAACTTGAGGTAAATGTTTCTTATTCTAACCAATAgcaacagaaagaaaaaaagaaaaaaaaaattg encodes:
- the LOC133873564 gene encoding protein cornichon homolog 1: MELILWAICFLIDLALLASTFYQILILTDLESDYINIYDTASRINYIVVPEFIVQGVLCAIFLVTWHWFMFLMTVPLTCYHVMLFLKQQHLFDVTEAFRFLSAEKKFRLIKLGFYLTMFAIVTARLALSAFEFLADADDAEHLF